A stretch of Anoplopoma fimbria isolate UVic2021 breed Golden Eagle Sablefish chromosome 4, Afim_UVic_2022, whole genome shotgun sequence DNA encodes these proteins:
- the LOC129090354 gene encoding centrosome and spindle pole associated protein 1-like isoform X3, whose translation MDDELENFIREHKARMAEDKASLEQDPPYMEIKAKPHRAYESTAKENIPPRSIAQEKEESCTVGLPLGVEYERKKQRLQHELRMDYRRYMAQKKHFGHAEPGPLIRLNNRRSIKQHLLENQAGVLPKQRPPSRRDAATLTEDSRGPHRALRLAEVKTLCPDTDQERSTELPRHCDRQGKPLDQDSEEEEEGEEEEEEEYFKELELMEGRRRRHIGVEASYEKRRFYKTDGREQREILVGRGSRALTNNEDVEFATGLKIGAADTEDALQRRKERYRQELQEQIAEQHRNKKREKDMELKVAATGANDPEKQVSRHPTTNSHLVWPDRIRQFGLCRRETHQFLEPSATGESETSSRGLPHNVKMGVRDRETPLPPPEQPHVAFQSPLLEYSSALSLGGGGLSPHSQPAAPSFPRATDTPRIPLFPPHPPSALSEAYRSPYGEPHHYYGTRNLLDPNMAYYGHLSVPPVSYWNVPAGGSLPSQFGNHSPHSQHSGSSFPEPPIMPSSEAATVDSHIRVFPSDRSRSSRERIVSYREALKQQIQQQQEQRRLDREEKERYEAQLEADMKNHQPWGRGGGGAPLRDSAGNLIADLNQMHKLNEEAYINPEQWQRRATASVTARRAELPDPNERVSGTVAECSSHDTSERLSGFTHVQTPQFARGNVFPNQPTQQQLNEQDKYKAYLKQQIDEKMLKKAEEREQIRLEEEKEEKRLAEQRARIQREFDEEQERKKRKEMEQKAKNEELIQLAEQRKKEMERKKNEAEENERAALRRRYEMERQARVEEVYREPSPPIPTLQKRHGLHQYTPRPPSANSQHSTAPLSERSLSGLQSPPVPARRNQLRAAGDQRDLFSELSALRRHLRSEEKRLEGRLQQVDWEELDSPLSDRSDPASLLLHRERPQVDVFDMARLRLQAPVRRPNSRNTEPRNLQRIHDSLQLKCTDAESRLGFREVPKQEEVGVAGRRRRGYSDLPFSSQRSTVQDDYCDLSPPQQNDYLRSVMGRSARGSLLASESAFIDPLGEAFPERRTPEQEKAPMLSARERRRLSKRPQHPQDRASSSRPFGQQDDYSALTGDRQEAEPRGERGSRDRSGRLMSISRRSNAAGPADLSDAGSSPPRFSLHSHNRRGSVETPSTDIWMRPGTLDKLKCLDRPSRRERLAT comes from the exons ATGGATGACGAGCTGGAGAACTTCATCAGGGAGCACAAGGCGAGAATGGCCGAGGATAAAGCCAGTTTGGAACAAGACCCTCCGTACATGGAAATAAAG GCAAAACCCCACAGAGCCTATGAGTCCACTGCTAAGGAGAACATCCCTCCCAGGTCTATTGCACAGGAGAAAG AGGAGAGCTGCACCGTGGGTCTACCACTCGGTGTAGAGTACGAGAGGAAGAAACAGAGGCTGCAGCATGAACTCCGTATGGACTACAGGCGCTACATGGCTCAG aaaaaacactttggcCATGCAGAGCCTGGACCATTAATTCGCCTCAATAACAGGAGATCAATCAAG CAACACCTGCTTGAAAACCAGGCAGGTGTTCTTCCCAAACAGCGACCGCCCTCCCGGAGGGATGCAGCCACTCTGACAGAGGACAGCAGGGGACCACACAGGGCTTTGCGCCTCGCTGAGGTTAAGACCCTCTGCCCTGACACGGACCAGGAGCGGTCGACAGAACTTCCCAGGCACTGTGACAGGCAGGGGAAGCCTCTGGACCAGGActccgaggaggaggaggagggggaggaggaggaggaggaggaatactTCAAGGAGCTGGAACTGATGGAAGGAAGAAGGCGCAGACATATAGGGGTCGAGGCCAGTTATGAGAAGAGACGATTCTATAAGACTGATGGCAG GGAGCAGAGGGAGATTCTTGTAGGCAGGGGATCAAGAGCACTGACCAACAATGAGGATGTGGAGTTTGCCACTGGCCTTAAAATAG GAGCAGCCGATACAGAAGATGCCTtacagaggaggaaggagcgCTACAGACAGGAGCTGCAGGAGCAGATAGCTGAACAGCACAGGAACAAGAAGAG GGAGAAAGACATGGAGCTGAAAGTTGCTGCAACTGGGGCAAATGATCCTGAGAAACAGGTCAGCAGGCATCCGACAACCAACTCTCATTTAGTTTGG CCGGACCGAATCAGACAGTTTGGACTGTGCAGAAGAGAAACTCATCAGTTCTTGGAGCCTTCAGCAACAGGAGAGAGTGAGACCTCATCCAGAGGTCTCCCTCATAATGTGAAGATGGGTGTTCGAGACAGAGagactcctcttcctcctcccgaGCAGCCCCATGTGGCCTTCCAGTCCCCTCTGCTGGAGTACAGCTCCGCCCTGAGCCTGGGGGGAGGAGGTCTGTCGCCCCACAGCCAGCCTGCTGCCCCCTCCTTCCCCAGAGCCACGGACACTCCCAG AATCcccttgtttcctcctcatcctccttcaGCTCTCAGTGAAGCCTACAGGAGTCCGTATGGAGAACCCCATCACTACTACGGCACCAGAAACCTGCTGGACCCCAACATGGCCTACT ATGGTCACTTGTCTGTTCCTCCCGTGTCTTACTGGAATGTACCAGCGGGGGGGTCTCTGCCCAGCCAGTTTGGTAACCACAGCCCTCACAGCCAGCACAGTGGCAGCAGCTTCCCTGAGCCTCCGATCAT GCCTAGCAGTGAGGCTGCCACTGTGGACTCCCACATCAGGGTTTTCCCCTCAGACAGATCCAGATCATCCAGGGAGAGGATTGTGAGCTACAGGGAGGCTTTGAAACAACAG ATCCAGCAGCAACAGGAACAGAGGCGTTTGGAtagggaggagaaggagcgcTACGAGGCCCAGCTGGAGGCCGACATGAAGAACCACCAGCCGTGGGGTCGAGGCGGAGGAGGAGCCCCGCTCAGAGACAGCGCTGGAAACCTGATCG CTGACCTCAACCAGATGCACAAACTGAATGAGGAGGCCTACATCAACCCGGAGCAGTGGCAGAGGAGAGCCACGGCCTCCGTGACGGCCCGCCGGGCAGAGCTCCCCGACCCCAACGAGAGGGTCTCCGGTACTGTAGCAGAGTGCAGTAGCCATGACACTAGTGAGAGGCTCTCTG GTTTCACCCATGTCCAAACCCCCCAGTTTGCCAGAGGCAATGTGTTTCCCAACCAGCCCACCCAACAACAGCTCAACGAGCAGGACAAGTACAAAGCTTACCTCAAACAGCAG ATTGATgagaaaatgctgaaaaaagcGGAGGAGAGGGAACAGAtaagactggaggaggagaaagaggagaagaggctGGCGGAGCAGAGGGCCCGCATCCAGAGGGAGTTTGATGAAGAGCAAGAGAGGAAGAAACGGAAGGAAATGGAG CAAAAGGCCAAGAATGAAGAGCTGATTCAACTGGCCgaacagaggaagaaggagatggagagaaagaagaatgaGGCGGAGGAGAATGAGAGGGCAGCACTGAGGAGGCGGTATgagatggagaggcaggctcgggtggaggag GTGTACAGGGAGCCCTCACCTCCGATCCCCACCCTGCAGAAGAGACATGGACTACACCAGTACACCCCCAGACCCCCCTCTGCTAACAGCCAGCATTCAACGGCCCCCCTGTCT GAGCGCTCTCTGTCTGGTCTCCAGTCCCCTCCCGTCCCTGCTCGGAGGAACCAGCTCCGAGCTGCAG gtgaCCAGCGTGACTTGTTCAGCGAGCTGTCGGCGCTGCGTCGGCACCTTCGCAGTGAAGAGAAGCGTCTGGAGGGTCGTCTGCAGCAGGTCGACTGGGAGGAGTTAGACTCTCCTCTGAGTGACAGGTCAGACCCGGCGTCCCTTTTACT ACATCGGGAGCGCCCCCAGGTGGACGTGTTCGACATGGCCAGGCTGCGGCTCCAGGCTCCCGTCCGACGGCCGAACTCCAGAAACACGGAGCCCCGGAACCTGCAGAGAATCCACGACTCCCTTCAGCTCAAATGCACCG ACGCAGAGTCCAGGCTTGGCTTCAGAGAGGTTCCGAAGCAGGAGGAAGTGGGTGTGGCCGgcaggaggaggcggggctacAGCGATCTGCCTTTCAGCAGCCAGAGGTCTACAGTCCAGGACG ATTATTGTGACCTGTCCCCCCCACAGCAAAATGATTATCTG AGGAGTGTGATGGGGAGGTCTGCCAGAGGTTCTCTGCTGGCGTCAGAGAGCGCTTTCATTG ACCCTCTAGGTGAGGCCTTTCCAGAGCGCCGCACCCCAGAGCAGGAGAAAGCCCCCATGCTGTCAgccagggagaggaggaggctgtcCAAACGGCCACAGCACCCTCAG GATCGAGCCTCCTCCAGTCGGCCCTTTGGCCAACAGGACGACTACTCCGCCCTCACAGGTGACAGACAGGAAGCGGAGCCCCGTGGCGAGAGGGGGAGCCGGGACAGGTCAGGTCGTCTGATGTCCATCAGTCGCCGTAGCAACGCAGCGG gACCAGCGGATCTGTCCGACGCAGGCTCCTCCCCTCCCCGCTTTTCTCTTCACAGTCATAACCGCCGAGGCTCTGTGGAAACGCCCTCTACAGATATCTGGATGCGGCCGGGAACGTTGGACAAACTGAAATGTTTGGACCGACCATCGAGGAGGGAGCGGTTGGCAACGTAG